tgtTTTATAAAATAGAAGAATATAATAAAGGTATCTATTTTTTTAGTATGTTATAACTTCATAATTATGTCTCTTTTTTCGCTCATTATTATTAGACTTTAGTGCCAtaaaatacatgtttttaagtTTAATTATGTGTCACGTGAACTACATTTTTAATGTCATACGCAAATTTACTGTCTCGTATAAGATTCAAGGTCCATGTGACCAAAGGTTTAACTACGTGAGTTAATATTCATTCACACACCCCTTccctctatctctctctatacatacatatatatagagtAATAGAGAGAGATATATATAGTAAAAAGGGATGTTAACGTAAGATTTATGGGTATGGGAATTATGAAAGCCTTACCTATAAGTATGGTTTTTGATAAACATAACACATCTAGAGAAATAGTAATTTCATAATTTCGATTTTAATAAAGAAGACCTGCAAAGTACGTACGATTATTGTTTTGCACCCAAAACAGCCTTAACCGTACGAATGCATGTAGCTTCATAGCTATGCCCATTTGTACATTtgcttttgtttttttaataaaggCAAACCTCTGttatctctttttctttttctgtttgtCATCCTATGATCCTAGTGTTCTATTTCACATGACTAGAAAAATAGCAAGTTgtaacttaaaaataaatttattttcggatattatctatttttttttcatgtttacaTTTGATTTTATAacttttcttttttatttctGTAGGTGAAAACAAGGAGTGAATGAGATCATTGTTCAACTTTGTACCACCATATCCAATGATATAAACCTCACAAAAACTAAAACAACATGATATTAAGACCCTTCACAATGGGTGGTATGTTAGTCGTTTGTGGTTGTGTGGCATTGAACGTTGACATACGTTTAAGAGAGGGGAGGATGTTTATGGAGGTAGGAAGCGAAAAGAGACGCTTGTGCAAGTGTTCCTTGTGGTCGACGTTGCACCCATCTATTGCAGATGCTCTAATAAGAATATATTAAGAGCACGGTGTTTTATTGATAGACAAGCGAGTAGACAAGGTTCAAGGACTTAATTGATGAGCCCAAATATTACATGAGTGCATGTGCTACACTCACATAGAGTTAAGACATGATGATAATCGAATCAGAAGAAATTTTCGGCTTGGCTTCACAATATCCTTttggtttttttacgtttttacattCGTTTTTAACTACTTTATCAGCAACACACAGTGAGAGATCAAATTCCAAAACAACACCTCGCTGAATAATCTTCATTGATACaaaacttaggggctgtttggcaacttttgaatggttaagtgctgaaccaataagaaatctgaaccagtaagaggcaaatatctgaccaattcagattagaggtcttaaccattcagactcaatgtaatgtttaaccattcagaggcaaatgtctgaaccattcagacatctgctcgcgaaacaaacattCTAAactattaagtgttgaaccagtaaaagatctaaagatctgaaccattaaaagctaAACAAATAGCCCCTTAATCGGTTAGGGGATCATTCCCCTCTACTTCCGCCATCGATCACAAATAATTACAATATTTTCCTTTCAAAACCCGCAAAATAAAAAGATTAGAATGCTCCGAAAGCCAAGTACAAGTTGTAATGTAAAAATATTTAGGGCTAAATGCAAGGAAAGTCTCTTCTATAAAGGCAACTAGGACATAAATCTTTTAAACAACGAACACATGCTGAATTTAATCCAATAAACTGAGACAAGATTGGGGTTCATTAACTCGTCACTTGACCAATGGGTTACATTAGACGTCTAACCAGACTCCCAAGATATAATTTCGGGTTACATTAGCTATTTAACCGAGATATATTAACCCGTGTGTTAGTAGTTACATCAATCCTTTTAAAAGAATTTATACTAAATTTAATTATCTTGACTAGACTAGGAGAATTCATTAAACAACATTTTGAAGACCAATCCTTACTCCGGCAAGGCTTGGGCAACTAGTCGACCAACGGGCCTTAATCCAGTGCTCTTCTCTGATGCTCGATGCAAATGCAACGGCATATTGTTAGTATCAAGAAAATGAAGCACGCAAACCATCATTAATGACGTTGCAAACATTGGAATCGGTCCGAAAAACCATGTTAACAACAATAATGCTAGATAAAGAGCCCTAAGCCCAAGTGACCAAAATCCCCCACCCCTAATTACAGCCAGTTCAACTGATTTTGTAGGCACATTGCTACTCGGTATACTTATTAAATATGTAGCATGAATCAATGATCTTGTGGATTCAACAAAACAAGCAAAGGCCAAGAGAAAACAAAGTAGTAGGCACATGTATTTCATTGAGATAGTCGACGAACTTGTGTCTCCATAGATCAACGTGCTTTCAAATACCGAGGAGCGGTTTGCTGCCCACGTGCCGATGATTGCACAAAGAGTTAGACATATTGATGATAAGACCATTGCTGCTGATATGTTGGAGGAAAGCACGCTTAGAGGTATCGAAAGGGCGTTTTTGTCCATCTAATGAGAAACGAAAAAACAAAACTTCCATGATTCAAGAAAAAGGGTGTTAAGGTACAAATTACAATATTGTGTAGAGATTGAAGAAATCTTGCCTGCATAACCTTGTCAACCCAAGCTTTCTTGTCATGGTTTTCAAAGCCAATAATGGTGGTATGAGGGCAATTTAGACATCTATAGAGAAGCCATAGGTGGTATCCAAACATGACTATAAGCCCACTTGGTACCAACACCAAATCAAGTTTCTCTTTTTGATAAATCATTGTGGAAACAAAGTTTTTACAAAATGCAAAGGTTTGAGTTCTTATAAAGATGGAAGAATCTTAAACGTTATCCACTTGGTGACGCCAAGGTTTTGATGCTATTTTAAGTTTGGGATTTGAAGGGTTGACTTCAAACAAATTGTCATGGATGAAAGCAAAAGACCTGGATATGAGTTGGATTTTGAGATGTTGCTTAATGGTCACTTTTAACATTCACCAATGCAATAGTTGAGGTTTCTTGAGATTGCAACTTTGGGGCATATGAATGATTTAGGGTCAGGAAAAGTCAACAGAATAAACTTCAACCGGGGACGTAATGATTTTGTTTTTTTACATTCGTtttaaggctggagggtgtggtataaagccccaAGGGGCTTTATCACGACACCTCAACGCCACGTCACACAAACCCCTTCCTTTAACTTTCATGGTGTGGTTTAAAGCCCCTGTTTTAACTATAGCGCCCCCATCAACTTCGAAAAACCTCAAATGTCCTCGTTAACGTGCTGGCAGAAGGGccatgccccccccccccccaaccgcgGCGGTGTGGACGATGGCGTCCCAGGGCGCTATGGAGGGTGATGTGGCGGCCATGGTGCCCCCCATACCCACCGGCCTAACTATTCTACTGACGACAACTTGTACGAAAACAACACACTGAATAATCTACATAATACGAACTTAGTCAGACACGGGATTATTCTCCTCTAATTCCACCCATCGATGACAAAACAACTACAATATTTCCTTCGAACAAAATGAGAAACTCTACTTGCCGTACAAAAAGATTAGAATGTTGCAAAAGCAAAGCAAACTACAAGAATCCTGGAAATTACTCCAGTTGTAATACAAGAAATACTTAGGGCAAAATGCAAGAGAAGTGTCTTCTAGAAATGCAATTAGAAGATAACCCTTCTCAGATTATTCAAACATTTAGAAAGTCAAAACATCATGTTCTCTAAATACCAAGTAATCTATTATAACAAAAAGCCCTACAAAGATCAAGTGAAGTAACAAGCAATCATACCCTTGAAGAAGTCAAAAGCTCTTATAGCAGACTGAGTCAAAACAAGAACTCCGAATAGTGATAGCTGGGCACCAATTCAACGATTGATGGGAGTGTGCATACGCTCTACGATCTTGTTAACAGCATCACGAGACATTACCAATGTGTCATGTAGAAGGATGCTATACACATTCAAGCCCTGCAACAAACCCCAAACATTACAAATCATCTTAAAAACATCCATTCATGTAACTTCGACCCTTTATGTTGGTAGCTTACAATGGAGGGAAGAACATTGACATAATGTAAGTTTTGAGTAGCTAGCTTTAACTTTTCATCAATTGGACCTCCATCCACCAGCAGAAGCTTTTTGGTTTCTTCCATTTGCTTCACATAGCTCACGATATTCTTTGTTTTGTGAGTCAGGAGCTCTAAATCATCAAACACCAAAAGCTGCACATACCCATGTTCACATCACATATACCACAAATATACAATATATAtgtaggggtgctaaacgggctTTGTTCGCAGGAAGTTCAacctgacccaaacctggaaatTTTAGACGAATCCAAACACGACCCGAACCTGAAAAtcgtgtcatacatatgaacctgAACACAACCTAAATATACGTGGGTTGACCAGAACACGACCCATTCAGcccgatttttttttatttttttccgcaaatttatattaaaatttattaaaagGACACAAACgtatataatacaattacatttaaattataaaattttatgtcaatttctctttttaagttataattatagcATAAAATACACATCCAaattaatttatgacataaacatgttgtaaaaaatatataatataatataaatggatCAACCTGCCAACCCGGccgggttgacccgaacccgacccgtttagctaaacgccTGAACAGGTTCGCGGGTTCAATCTGAAACTgccccgaacccgtttagactaaacccaaacctgCGAATTCCGTGTTAAGTTCGTGCCGTTTTTCGGGTCGTGtaagaaattcacacccctatatatgtgtgtgtaataCATTCGCAACAGAATTACAACAATTTTATTCTGATTGTTCATGTTAAGATCTATAAATTACGTCAATACGCGAAAgtcaaaatattaataaacttGCCTTCCCTTCGGCTGCACGAGCAGATAGTGCAATTTTAAGCCCTAACCGCCTGACCTTTTTGTTGAGCTTAAAAGCATGGCTACGTGGCTTTGGACCATGCATAACAGCACCATGCCTAAACTGTATGTTTTCCACAATTTGTCCACATATTGGTTAATATTCGTACAAATCCCGCGTAAATCATACAATATTTATGTATTACCTGGGGTCCACGCAGTGTTCCATGTCTTGCTCGCCCTGTACCCTTTTGGCGCCATGGCTTTCTCCCTGTACCACTCACCTCACTGATTGTTTTTGTCGAATGGGTTCCCTGTCAAATGGGGTCCACACATTATTTGCAAAGAACATAGTTGATATATATATAGAATCCGGTTCAATTAAGAACCACTTTGAGTTGTGAGAACTTCTACTACCCGCGCAAGTTATGTCGCCATTTTTTGCACAAATATAGATGAAAATGTTACAAACACATCTgtaagaaaaattttaaaaagtgTCGAGCCGATATTTATTCTCTGTTTACACTGATGTCATTTTTTCACAAAACGATGATGTCACCAGTATAAAAAAATTACAGCGATGTAAATTTTCGCAAGCgacatttttttgtttttctataacagttgatttttttttaaatgggaaatttgtttttttttttttttgaaaaaaccttttgtaaggcctagttctcacaactcaaggtggttctcattttaccctttccctatatatatatatatatacacacacacacacacacacacacaccaaaacaTAAGGGCCAAGGCTAGTTGTTTTGTAGGTTAGGATGGGAAGAAATTGTTATAGTATATTCAATGTGGTATAGTTAAAGATTGTAGATATTCTGAGATTAAGTTGTAATTTAGAGAAATATATAATACCTGTTGTCGTTTAGCAAGCTGCCATCTTACAACACGGTGAATAATATCCTTCCTAATGGGTACATCAAAAACGTCGCCTGCCAACACCATCATTCCTTTGTCTTCATTATGAAAATTTGTCACTGGGATCACCAGATCCTGTAATTGCCCTGCGTCCATGTTTCAGTTACATCAACATGAGTTGATTATCACATTTGTAGCAGTATTTAACTTTCTAATTGGTgataatacaaaaataaaaaggaACTTCTATGAATAAGACAccaggggaaggttcaaatgaaaaccactagttattgtgaaaactagaaaactaactaaaacccactaaaaaggaggggggaagacttttaatgaaggaggggtaaaattggaacaaaaaatatataacttttcaaacatttcccatttctccatacgttatcattttaaaacaaaaatggcaccataagatcacaaattttcttatctttcattcaagtatattcgagcatattttttatgacataaaaaaagatttatggtgtcgtcttgttttcaatactattattatagtagtgcacatgtgcaatataacatgtactacaatgtgcattacatgcttaaaattagctttttgattctagtttagcttttagggttagtttttttagaGGTTTAGGATTacgattaggtttttgggtgtggggggggggggggggggaggggggtttaggtttttgggaggtgggggtggggggttaggtttttttcgggtttatgtttagggtttagttttaggttttcgggagggtgggggtggggggtttaggtttttgggggagggggggggggttaggcttttggtgggagggtgaatttaggtttttggggggtggggggtggggggtttaggtttttgggggtgtcggtggggggtgggttaagtggtttaggctttccgtattagtgcacatgtgcagtacaaccgaaaaaaaaaattttttttttttttgaaaattttttccatatataaaaagtagcgatttttctaaaaaaattgtaaaaaaaaaaaaattttgtatgttttttaggtttttttaggcttttttagttagttttcgagttttcacaataaaagtggttttcatttgaaccatcccctaagACACCATTCCACCATATATGCAAATGAAATGATAAAGACTAAATGAGTGAAGCTTCAATGATGTCAATATGGAGTTTTTACAGATGTTTTGCACAAGTAGTCACTAATAGACTACAAACGGATGGTAGTAGAAGAAAAACCATTAAAAATAACAAAAGAACGGAAGGTTCTTTTGGACTAGCGACAGAGCAATTGCATACTGCGAGTTAAACTTGGTAATTGTATTGTGTATATTGTGATTAACAAAGATGATTACAGGAGGTATAAATAGAAAACATAATTACATAGCACACCCTCTAATAATAACTAATTGTCTATTTATCTAATATTCCCCCGCAAGCTAAGGCCGAGGTTCGACCTGTAGCTTGGACCTTAAAAATAGAAACCGTTGTGAGGGTAACGCCTTGGTAAAGACATCAGCAATCTGATCCTGTGTAGATATAAATTGAACCACCagctgttgttgagcaacctttTCGCGTACAAAGTGAAAGTCAATTTCAACATGCTTTGTTCTGGCATGAAACACTGGATTAGCAGATAAGTAGGTAGCTCCCAAGTTGTCACACCACAATGTAGGAGTAGTGGTGATAGGAACACACAAGTCACGAAGAAGTTTCTCAAGCCAAGTCAGTTCAGCAACAGTGTCGGCCAACGCCTTGTATTCAGATTCTGTGGATGACCGAGAGACAGTCTTCTGTTTACGAGCAGCCCAAGAAACAAGATTGTTACCTAGATAAATGGCAAATCCCCCGGTGGAGCGACGGTCATCCGGGCAGCCAGCCCAATCAGAATCAGAATATGCTGTAAGAGATGCATCGGTATAAGCATGAAGTAACGAGGCAGATTTATGATGCAGTAAAAGACCAAAATCAGATGTGCCCCGAAGATATCGCAGTATCCGTTTAACAGCTGACCAATGATTAACCGTGAGAGAATGCATAAACTGGCAGACTTTGTTGACTGCAAATGTCAGATCTAGGCGAGATAACGTAACATACTGAAGAGCCCCAACAATTTGTCGATACTGAACCGGGTTATCATATGGGGCGCTGTCACCAAGTGTTAGATTGGCAGAAGTGGTCATGGGTGAAGAAACCGGTTTGGCTTGAGAAAGCCCAGCCCGGCTTagtaattccaaaatatatttcTTTTGAGACAATAAGATATCTTTGCCATGTTGCACAATCTCAATCCCCAGAAAGTAGGACAACTTCCCTAAGTCTTGAACCGCAGAAGTGGTGCTAAGACGATGAACAATGTTATCAATGGCAGCAGGATAATTGCCAGTGAGgataatatcatccacataaaccATCATATATAATAGAGTGTTCCCTACTGAATAAATAAACAAGGAGGGATCTGTTTTGGATCCTCTAAATCCAAGGGCAATTAGAGCAGATGACAGCCGATGAAACCACGCCCGTGGAGCCTGTTTAAGCCCATAAAGAGACTTATGAAGAAGACACACATGATCTGGTCTTTGAGGATCAATAAAACCAGATGGCTGTTGGAGATAAACAGTTTCTTTGAAATCACCATGCAAAAAGGCATTTTGTATATCCAATTGTCGAAGAGACCACCCTCTCGTGACAGCAATAGACAAGACAACACGAATGGTAGTAGCCTTGACAACCGGGCTAAATGTATCATGATAATCCACACCCGGTTGTTGGCGAAAACCTTTAGCTACAAGACGCGCTTTGTAACGCGTGACAGCTCCAGTTTGATCCTGTTTTAATTTGTATACCCATTTGCAATCCACAACATTCATATTTTGACTACGTGGAACTAAAGACCAAGTGCCATTTCGAACAAGCGCCGAGTATTCTTCAGCCATGGCTTTCCGCCAGTGAGGATCTTTGTTGGCAATAGCAAAGGACACGGGTTCAGTACCCGGGGAGATGGTTGTAGTGTAAGAGGAAGGATTGTACCGAGAAGGTTGTTTCGGATTGGGTCGCAAATTATGTGGGCGGGTTCGAGGtggcggtggaggaggaggaACAGGTATGGAGGATGAAACAGATGGAGGAGTGGAAGTAGTGTTTGTAGGTGAGGATGCTGAAGGGGGTGGCGGAGTTGAGTTGGATATGGGGGTTGATGTATGGGTTGGTGATGTAGGGGCTGGTGATGTGGAGTGGGCTGGTGTGGTGGATGTTTGGGCTTGGGCTGGTGGGTGTGAGTGGGCCGATGTGGTAGGTGTTTGGTCTGGTGATATAGGTGGAGTGGGATAAGAGGAATAATAAGGAGATTGTGGTGTTGGTTGGGCAGAAGATGGGGATGGTTGAAAAGGAAAGGCATGTTCATTAAAGCGAACATGACGAGCAATATAAAGCCGGTTAGAGTGGAGATCAAAGCACCGGTATCCGTAATGTGAGGTGCTATATCCGAGAAAACCACACGGAATGGATCGAAAATCCATTTTGTGAGAATTGTAGGCTCGAAGATGTGGGTAGCATTGGCACCCAAAAACCCGAAGAAAAGAGTAATCAGGTTTGCGATGGAAAAGATGTTCAAATGGAGACATATGTGAGTTGTAGCGAGAAGGCATCCGGTTAATTAAGTAAACTGCCGTGCCAAAAGCAAAGTGCCAGAATTTTTGTGGAACATGAGATTGAGCGAGTAAAGTAAGCCCAGTTTCAACGACGTGGCGATGACGACGCTCAACGACGCCATTCTGTTCACTTGTATGTGGACAAGAAAGTCTGTGGATAATACCATGTTCTAAAAAGAAAGGGGATAATTTTCGAAACTCACCTCCCCAGTCGGTTTGGACCGatttaagttttgttttaaaCTGTCGTTCAGCCATGGTTATGAAGTGTTGGAAAGTGATAAACACATCAGATTTAAGTTTTAAGGGAAAGAACCACATGAATTTAGAATAATGATCAacacataataaaaaataatggtgACCATCATACGAAGAAACTGGTGCAGGGCCCCAAACATCACAAATAACCAAATCTAAGACATGTGAACTTTTATAATCAGATAAAGGTAATGAAAGTTTGGAAGATTTTCCCACAAAACAAGAATCACAAGCAAAACCAGAATTTTTGTCTGAAACAGGTAAAAAATACTTAGAAAGCATAGAATTTAAAGTTTGATGATGTGGATGACCAAGCCTTTGATGCCAAGTCTTGTACGAAGCACGAGCAGTGGAGAAAGCAACTTTGGGAACATCCTGAATCCGAGGAAGACAGAATGAGTAAAGACCATCATTGCTGGGACCCGTGAGGAGGGTAGTGCGTGTAAACTTGTCCTTCACAGAAAAGAAAGTAGAGTGAAATTCAAAGAAAACGTTATTATCATGACAAAATTGTTGAACGGAAAGGAGGTTTTGTTTAATTGTTGGAACATGAAGGATATTGTTTAGGGAAAAAGTTCGGTTTGGAGAATAATAACGAGAAGAACCAATATGAAGGATTGGGAGAGCCTTACCATCACCAACAAAAAGATTGTCCCCACCATTATATGGTTCAGAATACTCAAAGCTTGAAAGATCAGGTGTCACATGGTGAGTAGAACCGGTATCCGGACGCCAAGAGGTGGAAGCTTGTGAGCGGGCATCAGCATAATTGGCAGACGGTGAACGACCACGCATGGTAGACGGGTCTCGGTTGGGGCACTGAGAGAGGATGTGGCCAATTCCACATCGAATACATGTACCAAAAACTGTGTTCTGGGTAGATGCCCATGAAAACTGGTTGCGGTTGTTGCTGTTCTGATTACGGTGATTGTAGTTTGTATTGTTGTTGTAAGAACCTCGCCCCCGTCTGTTGTTTTGACCACGGCCCCTAGTATTTCCAGAACGGTTGGTGTAATATGCTTGAGGTTGAGGTAAAGCTGGTTGCAAGGACTGGGGCTGAATGCTCAGTTGGTTAACAAGTTGTTGTAAGGCTTGGATGGTGGGAGAGTGAGAGGGGCCGAGAGGAGATGTAGCGGGTACGGGGTTGTTGGTTGCGGCTGTGAATGCCTGGGCAGGAGGGACAGTGGGTAAAGATTTTTTGATCATAAAGTCATGGTCAGAAATCAGGGCATGTAATTCGTTAAAAGCAGTAGGGAATTGTCGAGTGAGAATGTTACTCTTAAGTGCATGGTCTATTTATCTAATACTGCGTAAATCTTTCTCGGCCGGTCCAAGGTAATATCAGCATTCATGAATATGATGTGTCCAATATCGTTATTCAAACATCATTTATTTACTAAAACCACTCACTACCAAACAAATAGATATACAAATAGTTCACTATTTCAGTTTAAGGTCCTTCTACCGATACGTTCACCACCCTCTGTTTTATCTGATGAGCAATCTTAGTTGTAGTTGTAAGAAAATAAATAAGTATACCAACAAAATAAAGAAGTATATAACATATGGCACATTGGCACTTGGGTAATAGcaaatataaatttaaaacactTAAAAGAATTAGGGGGTTGATGTGATTTTATGCAGATACCTATAGCACGTTCAGGAGTTATAATTTGTTTTCTGGATAGTAGATCAGAGGGGAATGAGCCTTCACTTGATTCTGGACTTAGCATGGAAGTACAGAGCCCTCTAGTGCCCATCAAAGAAAATCCTACCTGCACATAAATATATGATTTATAATAAAAAATCTATTACTAAAGTCAAAAAAAACTGAAATTACAATAATATGGTCTGCAGCTAAAGCCAAATGAAACTTAAATAATACTGCATTAAACTAAACCAATCATTGAAGATAAAGCATATAACATACTGACAGAAATTACTTACCTTTCTAAGGATTGAACATTCCATAGAAGACTGTGTATCGGCATTTTCATGATCATGCAAGCCTATATGCCGAATCGGAAATTATAAGCCCCATAAATTTGAGTTAATAACATCATCAAGTGATCAGCACAAAGACTTTAACTAGTGAAATACGCATATCTTACCATTAGAAAGAATGTGGAAGGATCGACGCGCAACGTCCAGATTATTATTGCAATGGGGCTTATAACCCGAAACCACCGTGGGTAACAACTTCCTGGAACACCGCAAGGCCATGCTGGTAACAAAAACCTAGAAAGATTTATTGTAGTTCTTTAATAACCTGTAAACAAGTTAGAATATGGTGAGACCAAATCTACTAATTATCTCAAACTGTTCATATGTAGGTATCTTCTTATGTTTAGAGAGTATACACTATACACAAACgataataacaataaaaaagtTCATTTATTACAAATGCATATCAGTAATCCGCTCAATGAATTACCAATTTGACCTCAAAATAAACCACATTTTTCATTATTTTAGTAGAAGCTTATACATATGCATCTGAGTACTCCCAAAAGGTAGCTTTGAAGCCTGAATATGAAGCACTCTGCTTTTCATCTTCAAAATTGCTATACTTAAACTTTGCATAAAACTGGATACCTATAACAGACTATACATCAAGTAGAAATGAGATCGGTGCTGGTACCGTAGCGAACCGGTC
This is a stretch of genomic DNA from Helianthus annuus cultivar XRQ/B chromosome 16, HanXRQr2.0-SUNRISE, whole genome shotgun sequence. It encodes these proteins:
- the LOC110937650 gene encoding uncharacterized protein LOC110937650, producing the protein MIYQKEKLDLVLVPSGLIVMFGYHLWLLYRCLNCPHTTIIGFENHDKKAWVDKVMQMDKNALSIPLSVLSSNISAAMVLSSICLTLCAIIGTWAANRSSVFESTLIYGDTSSSTISMKYMCLLLCFLLAFACFVESTRSLIHATYLISIPSSNVPTKSVELAVIRGGGFWSLGLRALYLALLLLTWFFGPIPMFATSLMMVCVLHFLDTNNMPLHLHRASEKSTGLRPVGRLVAQALPE
- the LOC110870908 gene encoding 50S ribosomal protein L4; translated protein: MALRCSRKLLPTVVSGYKPHCNNNLDVARRSFHILSNGLHDHENADTQSSMECSILRKVGFSLMGTRGLCTSMLSPESSEGSFPSDLLSRKQIITPERAIGQLQDLVIPVTNFHNEDKGMMVLAGDVFDVPIRKDIIHRVVRWQLAKRQQGTHSTKTISEVSGTGRKPWRQKGTGRARHGTLRGPQFRHGAVMHGPKPRSHAFKLNKKVRRLGLKIALSARAAEGKLLVFDDLELLTHKTKNIVSYVKQMEETKKLLLVDGGPIDEKLKLATQNLHYVNVLPSIGLNVYSILLHDTLVMSRDAVNKIVERMHTPINR